DNA from Variovorax sp. V213:
TGCGGACGTGGGCTATGCCAAGCCGCTCGGCGGCAAGGTCTACCCGATCTTCAAGAACTTCTACGCCGGTGGCCTGGGTTCCATCCGCGGCTTCGAGCAGAACTCGCTGGGCCCGCGCGACGTGCCGCTGCTCGGCCAGACCGAAGGCGCTGCACTGGGCGGTACCAAGAAAGCGGTCTTCAATGCCGAGCTCAGCACGCCGTTTCCCGGCGCCGGCAACGACCGCACTCTGCGCCTTTACGGCTTCTTCGACGTCGGCAACGTGTTCGGCTCGCGCGCCGAAGGCCTGACCGACGAGCAGTACAAGGCCCAGAAGAAGCTGCGCGCCTCGGTCGGCCTCGGGATCAGCTGGATCTCGCCGCTGGGTCCGCTGCGCCTTGCCTACGCCTTCCCCGTCAAGTCCCAAAAGGAAGTGCTGGATCCGAATACCGGCTTCGTCGTGATCCCGAAGGATAGAATCCAGCGCTTGCAATTCCAGATTGGAACGTCTTTCTAAATGAAGCATTTGATTCGCGCTGCGGCTGGCGCGTTGTTGATTCCTGTTTTTGCACTGGTTGCCGCGCCCGCGGCCCAGGCGCAGGAAACCTTTCGCATCGGATTCGTGAATCCGGACCGCGTGCTGCGTGAAGCCCAGCCGGCCAAGGCCGCGCAAGCCAAGCTCGAGGCCGAGTTCCTCAAGCGCGAGAAAGATCTCACGACGCAGGGCGAGGCACTGAAGACGGCCTCTGAAAAATTCGAGCGCGAGGCGCCCACGTTGTCCGAAAGCCAGCGTGCTTCGCGCCAGCGCGCGCTGGTCGACCAGGACCGCGATTTCCAGCGCCGCCGCCGCGAGTTCCAGGAGGATCTCAATGCGCGCAAGAACGAAGAGCTCCAGCAGGTCTACGAGCGTGCCAACCGCGTGGTGAAGCAGGTGGCCGAGGCTGAAAAGTACGACGCCATCCTGCAGGAAGCGATCTACATCAATCCGAAGCACGACATCACGGACAAGGTGATCAAGGCGCTGAACGCCTCGACTCCTTCTTCGCCAACGGGCGGCAAGTAACGCCGCGAAAACGGCGTGTCACTGCAGCTCGGAGCCATTGTCAGCGCCCTGGGGGGCGAGCTCCACGGGGACGCGGCGCTGTCCATCGAACGGCTTGCGCCGCTCCAGAATGCACA
Protein-coding regions in this window:
- a CDS encoding OmpH family outer membrane protein produces the protein MKHLIRAAAGALLIPVFALVAAPAAQAQETFRIGFVNPDRVLREAQPAKAAQAKLEAEFLKREKDLTTQGEALKTASEKFEREAPTLSESQRASRQRALVDQDRDFQRRRREFQEDLNARKNEELQQVYERANRVVKQVAEAEKYDAILQEAIYINPKHDITDKVIKALNASTPSSPTGGK